One region of Vigna angularis cultivar LongXiaoDou No.4 chromosome 10, ASM1680809v1, whole genome shotgun sequence genomic DNA includes:
- the LOC108336094 gene encoding uncharacterized protein LOC108336094 has protein sequence MSELLPHSLGKFTFSPNETPTRRGIVAPKYRHLRPFQCVCTQDNRSIVVKNGNDSLDICRVVNGMWQTSGGWGRIDRDDAVDAMLKYADAGLTTFDMADIYGPAEDLYGIFINRVRCERPPELLEQIRGLTKWVPPPVKMTASYVKDSINVSRKRMDVESLDMLQFHWWDYSNPGYLDALKHLTDLKEEGKIKTVALTNFDTERLQIILENEIPVVSNQVQHSLVDMRPQQRMAELCQHTGVKLITYGTVMGGLLSEKFLDTNIAIPFAGPSINTPSLQKYKRMVDAWGGWNLFQGLLRTLKQVASKHGVSIATVAVKYILDQPAVAGSMIGVRLGLSEHIQDANAIFSLALDEDDVGSIREATAKGKDLLKVIGDCGDEYRRA, from the exons ATGTCAGAGTTGTTGCCGCATTCTTTGGGCAAATTCACTTTCAGTCCAAATGAAACACCAACTAGGAGAGGAATAGTAGCACCAAAATATAGGCATCTGAGGCCGTTTCAATGTGTGTGCACACAGGATAATCGAAGCATTGTCGTGAAGAATGGCAATGATTCTCTGGATATATGCCGGGTTGTGAATGGGATGTGGCAGACCAGTGGCGGGTGGGGAAGAATTGATAGGGATGATGCTGTTGATGCTATGCTTAAATATGCTGATGCTGGACTCACTACTTTTGATATGGCTGATATAT ATGGACCTGCTGAAGATCTATATGGGATTTTCATCAACCGAGTTCGTTGTGAGCGTCCTCCAGAATTATTGGAACAGATCAGAGG TCTCACTAAGTGGGTGCCTCCGCCAGTTAAGATGACTGCTAGCTATGTAAAAGACAGCATCAATGTTTCAAGGAAGAGGATGGATGTAGAATCCTTGGACATGCTTCAGTTCCATTG GTGGGATTATTCAAATCCAGGCTACTTGGATGCGCTAAAACACCTTACAGACTTGAAAGAAGAAG GTAAAATCAAGACCGTGGCTCTGACAAATTTTGATACAGAGAGGTTACAGATTATTCTTGAAAATGAGATTCCTGTTGTAAGCAATCAG GTACAACACTCACTTGTCGATATGCGTCCTCAACAAAGAATGGCAGAGCTTTGTCAGCATACAGGAGTCAAACTTATAAC GTATGGAACGGTAATGGGTGGTCTATTGTCTGAGAAGTTCCTTGACACCAACATAGCTATTCCTTTTGCTGGTCCTTCAATAAACACTCCCTCCCTCCAAAAGTACAAAAGG ATGGTAGATGCTTGGGGAGGATGGAATTTGTTCCAGGGACTACTTCGGACTCTGAAACAAGTAGCTTCTAAACATGGTGTTTCAATTGCAACGGTTGCAGTGAAGTATATATTAGATCAG CCTGCTGTAGCAGGATCGATGATTGGTGTCAGACTTGGCTTGTCAGAACATATTCAAGACGCCAATGCTATATTTTCTCTTGCTCTTGATGAAGACGATGTGGGCAGCATAAGAGAAGCCACGGCGAAAGGAAAGGATCTACTAAAAGTGATTGGTGACTGCGGAGATGAATACAGGCGTGCATGA